The following nucleotide sequence is from Halogeometricum borinquense DSM 11551.
GGGTACCTGATGCGGACGACGGCAGGGCGGTTGTTCGAGTCCGGCATCGACGCGGCGATGAACCGGCTTCCTCTCGTGCGCGTGCTGTACAACGCGTCGAAACTCGCGGTGGAGACGGCGTTGACTGGGACCGAGGACCTGCAGAAACCGGTCAGATTGGAGGTGTGGCCGGGAATCCGAATGACGGGATTCAAGACGGGTAAGACGACGCAAGACGGCCGCGAGGTCATTTTCATGCCGACCGCACCGAACATCACCACCGGGTTCGTGATGGAGGTCGAACCCGAGGACCTGACCGAGACGGACGAACGCGTCGAGGAGGCGCTGACGCGTATTCTCTCGGCTGGGTTCGCCGAAGACGAGTCGGTCTCAGCGATAGACATCGACGTCGAAGAAGAATAGCGACGGGCGGCCGTCCCGCGACACCCTTTTTGTCACCCTCCGACGCGAGTCGCCACATGGAACGGAGACACGTCTCGTCTGGAACCGAACGGGAACCGCGCGCCGGCTACTCGCGGGCAGTCCGCGTCGGCCCGCACGTCCACGTCTCGGGGACGACGGAAACGAACGACGATGGGGAAATCGTCGGCGAAGGCGACGCCTACGAGCAGACCAAGCAAGCGTTACAAAGCGTCGAGATAGAAGCGACTGCAGTCGTAGACGAAGAAACGTAAGCAGAATTGGAAACGAAGCGTTGTGACCGCGAACGAGTCAGTTTAGAGGTAAGTGAACCACTCGTCGTGGTCGTCGGTCCGACGCTCCACGAGGTCGAAGAACGCCTGCTGGAGTTCCTCGGTGACTGGGCCGCGAGAGCCGTTCCCGATTTCGACGTTGTCAACCTGCCGGATAGGCGTGACCTCTGCGGCGCTGCCGGTGAAGAACAGTTCGTCGGCCGTGTTGAGTTCGCCGCGGCTGATGGAAGTGTTCTCGTGGACCTCGTAGCCGCGTTCTTCGGCCAGCGTGATGAGCGTGTTTCGGGTGATGCCGTCGAGGATGCTCTCTGACAGGCCGGGCGTGTAGAGTTCGCCGTCGCGGACGAGGAAGATGTTCTCGCCGGGGCCTTCGGCGACGTTGCCCTCTTTGTTGAGGACAATCGCTTCGCGGTAGCCGTTGCGACGTGCTTCCTCACCCGCAAGCAGGGAGTTCACGTACAGACCGGTCGTCTTCGCGTTGGTCGGAACTTGGCTGGAAGCGTGTTTGCGCCACGAGGAAACCATCACCTCGATGCCGTTCTCCAGGGCGTCCTCGCCGAGGTACGCGCCCCACGGCCACGCCGCGATGGTGACGTTCGTCGGGCAGTCACCGGGCGAGACGCCGAGCGATTCGTAGCCGTAGAAGGCAATCGGGCGAATGTACGCCTCGTTCAGGTCCTGTCGTCGCAGAAGTTCGAGCGTCGCCTCGGTGAGTTCCTCCGGTTCGAAGGAAATCTCCATGTCGTACGGCTTCGTGGAGTCATAGAGGCGTTCGAGGTGTTCTTCCCAGCGGAAGATTGCTGGCCCTTTCTCGGTGTCGTAACAGCGAACGCCCTCGAAGACGCCGGTACCGTAGTGGAGTCCGTGCGTAAGGACGTGAACCTGCGCGTCGTCCCAGTCCACGAACTCGCCGTCCATCCAGATGGTGTCGACGTCCATCTCGTCAAATCCCATATAGCGTCATTTTTCGCCACGTACTATAAAAGAATGTACTGTTCACCGTCACCGTACACCGTGATTTGCCGGTGCGCCGGTCGGGGTTCGACTCGGCGAACGCCAGTGTCTCAGACCCCCGGTCGGCGAACTGAGCGCCGCCCCGCTGGCTTTTTTCCGCCAGTACGCGTCTGAGACACACGAATGCCACAGTCCCATCTCGACACCGAAGAGACGCCCAGTACCACCGGGATGACTTCGACGGTCGCTGTGACAGGCGGAACCGGGAAAATTGGCCCAACCGTGGTTGCGGCGCTCCAGTCGGCGGGCTACCGCGTCGTCAACATCTCGCGGTCCGGCGGGGAGACGGAAGCGGACGCCGACCTGCGTGCCGACATGACCGACGCGGGCGAGGCGTACGGCGCGTTCGCCACCGCCGACGCCGACGCTATCGTCCACCTCGGAATGCTCTCGACACCGGACCACGACCCCGGCCACGTCGTCTTCGAGAGCAACGCGATGAGCACGTACAACGTTCTGCAGGCCGCCGAAGCTCTCGACGTGGACACCGTCGTTCTCGCCTCTAGCCTCTCGGCGGTCGGGGCGAGTTTCGAACCCGAACCGATTCGGCTCTCGTACCTCCCGTTGGACGAGTCACACCCGGTATCACCGTCGAACTCCTACGGGATGGGCAAGCACGTCTTAGAGGTCACCGCCGACGGGTTTGCCCACAGACAGAACGGGCCGCGGACCATCGCCTCGATTCGATTCCCGTGGATGCCGACCGACGAACAGATGCGCGAAACGTTCGACCACGCCGACCGAACGCCTGATGGCGTCCGCGAGTCGGGGCACTTCGAGACGGCGCGCAATACGGTGTTCGCCTATCTCTCACAGGAGGATGCTGCCGAACTCGTCCGTCTGGCAGTCGAGGCGGATTTCGAAGGTCACGAGCGGTTCTTCGCTTCCGCGCCGGACACGAGCGCAGACGTTCCCACAGAGGAGTTAGTCGAAGCAGTGTACCCCGATGTCGAGTGCAAACGGGAATTCGAAGGGTACGAAGCACTGATTTCGACCGAGAAGGCAAAGCGGATGCTCGGATGGGAACCCGAGCGCAGTTGGCGATAAGTGACTGGAAGTGACCAATCAGGCGAGTCGTTCGACCACGTCCATACCTTCGACGTACACGAGGTCGTGCCGATTCGCGTAGTCGAGGGCGGCGGCGGGTGAGAGCGCTGTTCCGGACTCGTCGTCAAGCATCTCGCAGACGACGACGGCCGCAGGAAGATCCGCTTCGGCGGCGAGAGCGAGGCCGAGTTCAGTGTGGCCCTGCCGGTCCGAAAGCAAGTTCGGCGCGCCGCGAAGGAGGTTGACGTGGCCGGGCGACCGGAACTCGGCTGCGAAGTCGTCCGCTCCGTAGTCACCGTCGGGGACGCGTTCGGCCGCCGCACTCAGTTCAGTGATGGTGAGCGCGCGGTCCTCGTCGGTGATTCCGGTGAACGTGTCCCGGTGGTTGACCGGAAGCGAGAACGAGGAGCGGTCGTCGTACGCCAACTCGTGGTCGGCGGCCGTGGGGTGGTCGATAACACCGTCTAAGAACGGTAATCCGAGTTCCTCGCTTACCTCATGCGAGAGGGCGACACAGACGAGGCCACCGGCGTCGTTACGGAGTCGCGCCACATCGGCCGGTTCGACGGCACCTGCGGGGTAAACAACGTCCGTCTCACCTTCCCGGTCGTCGAAGTCGTGGACGAGAATCGGTTCTCCCGCGCTGAGCGCGGAGAGGGCACTCGAAAGGGCGTCGTCGGTTCGCTGCACCATCTACACCGCCTCCACAACGATAGTCACTTCGTCGCCGTCATCGAGGTCCAGTTCGTCCCGCAGTTTCTCAGGTGCGATTATCTCTGCCTTCGATTCGTCGTGATGAGTTCGTTCGGGGACGATGATGTGCGAGGTATCGAACGCTTCGCCGTCGTGACGAACCGTTGCAGCATAGCACGTCGCCGGGCCGAACGTCCGGTCTTCATCTTCCCAGCCGTCAATCGGAACGGCATCGAGCGACGCCATCGCGGCGCGCGTCCGGACGCTTTCCTCGTCGAGTTCGACGTTGAGCGTCCCGGCAAACGGTTCGTAGCCGAGTCGGTCTTCGAACTGCTCCATGTAGCCCGGGAGCGAGATGTAGTGGCGACCCTCGCCCATCCCACTCGTGACGGTCCCGGTGAGTTCGACACTGTCGGCGTCCTCTTCCTCGAAGATTAGTCGGTAGTCGGCGTACTCGTGGTGGAGCGCGACTTCGCCGTCTTCAGTAATAGCGACCCACTGGCCGTCCGACACGACGTCGCGGTCAACGTAGCCTGCCTCATCCAGTCGTTGGAGGCGGCGAGAGGCAGTCTGCGCCGAAGCGTCGAGACGGTCGGCGAGACCGGAACACGAGACTTTCACGGGGCCGGTTCGACCGCCTTCGAGAGCGACGAACTTCAGCGCGGCCAGTTCGTCGTACCCGACGGCAGTCAGAGCCGATTCAGACATCATCTGTAGTTGGAAATAGGGACGGATAAGAATACCGAATATGAGATGCATCTCAGAAGTGAGATGGTGTGGGAGAGCGAGAAACGAGATGCCAACTGTGTGTTAGTTTTTCGTTTGGGCGCTCACGAGGTAAGTGCGTCGATCCCGGAACCGATGGCACGGACGGGGATGACGACGTTCGGAAAGGCCTTTAGCCGCACCTCCTGAATCACAGGTATGTTCAGAGAACTCCGTTCGGAGGTCGAGGACGCGGTCGAAGCCGCACTCTCCTCGCTCGACCTTCCGACCGACGACCTCGGCGTCGAAGAGCCGCCGGAGGACGTGCCAGCGACACTCGCCTCCAGCGTCGCCTTCCGGATGGCGAGTGAGGTGGGCGCGCCGCCGCCGAAAGTCGCTGCCGATATCGCAGATGCGATAGACGCGACGCCGTACACGTACCTCGAACGCGCCGAACCGCAAGGCCCCTACGTGAACTTCTTCGTCTCGGACGCTTACTACGCGGAGACGCTCGAAGCGGGGCGGGATGAAGAGTACGGTCACTTGCCGGAGACGGGCAAAGACGTAGTGATCGAACACACCTCCGCGAACCCGACGGGACCGGTTCACGTCGGCCGCGCACGCAATCCCATCCTCGGTGACGCTATCGCCCGCGTCCTCGAATTCGCAGGCAACGACGTTGACCGCCATTACTACGTCAACGACGCCGGGCGGCAGGTCGCAGTGTTCACGTGGGCGTACGAGACGTTCGACGAATCCGAACTGCCCGAACCCGAGCGCGACCGTTCGGACTACGACCTCGTCCGCTACTACCGCAAGGGCAACGCCTACCTCGAAGACGCCGACGAGGACGAAGTCGAGGCCGCCGAAGCCGAAATCGCGGAGATCATGCAGGGACTCGAGGCGGGCGACGAGGAGACGTACGAACGCGTCGCCGTCGTCGTAGACCAAGTCCTCGGTGGAATGCGCGAGTCGCTGGAACGCCTCCCGGCGTTCTTCGACGAGTTCATCAAAGAGACGAAGTTTATCCGCAACGGCGACGCCGACGACGTGGTCGAGCGCCTCAAAGACTCCGAGTACGCGGTGTACGAGGAGGACGCGTGGCAACTCGACCTCTCGGAGTTCGGCTTCGAGAAGAATCTCGTCTTCCTCCGTTCGGACGGAACGACGCTGTACACGACGCGTGATCTGGCTCACCACGAGTGGAAGTTCAACAACTACGACGAGGCCGTCACCGTTCTCGGCGAGGACCACAAACTCCAAGCCGAGCAGTTAGACGCCGCGCTCGAAATCCTCGGCAACGACACCGACCAACTCCGTCAGACGTTCTACTCGTGGGTCAACCTCCCCGAGGGCGGGATGTCGACCCGGAAAGGGACGGGTGTGGACCTCGACGACCTGCTTGACGAGTCAGTGAAACGCGCCCGCGAGGAGGTCGAAGAGCGCCTCGACTCGCGCATCCGCGACGACGACCTCGATGAAGAAGACATCGAACGGATCGCCCGGCAGGTTGGCATCGGTGCCGTCCGCTACGACATCGTCTCAAAACAGCCGACGAAGGGAATCACGTTCGAGTGGGAACGTGCGCTGGACTTCGAGGCCCAATCCGCGCCGTACGTCCAGTACGTCCACGCGCGATGCTGCGGGATTCTGAACGAAGCGTCCGCAGCGGGCATCGAAGCCGCCACGGAGATGTCGCTTCTCGACACGGAAGCCGAACAAGAGTTGCTTCGCGTCATCGCTCGATTCCCGGCCGTGGTCGAACAGGCCGCAGACGACCTAGAGCCGCACGTGGTTGCCACGTACGTCCGAGAGTTCGCAGAGACGTTCAACACGTTCTACCGCGAGTGTTCGGTTCTCAACGCGGACGACGATGACATCGCCGCCGCTCGTCTCGGTCTCGTCGAGGCCG
It contains:
- a CDS encoding NAD-dependent epimerase/dehydratase family protein → MPQSHLDTEETPSTTGMTSTVAVTGGTGKIGPTVVAALQSAGYRVVNISRSGGETEADADLRADMTDAGEAYGAFATADADAIVHLGMLSTPDHDPGHVVFESNAMSTYNVLQAAEALDVDTVVLASSLSAVGASFEPEPIRLSYLPLDESHPVSPSNSYGMGKHVLEVTADGFAHRQNGPRTIASIRFPWMPTDEQMRETFDHADRTPDGVRESGHFETARNTVFAYLSQEDAAELVRLAVEADFEGHERFFASAPDTSADVPTEELVEAVYPDVECKREFEGYEALISTEKAKRMLGWEPERSWR
- a CDS encoding Rid family hydrolase, whose product is MERRHVSSGTEREPRAGYSRAVRVGPHVHVSGTTETNDDGEIVGEGDAYEQTKQALQSVEIEATAVVDEET
- a CDS encoding DUF502 domain-containing protein; translated protein: MSSWRRDFASGLVVLVPILVILYVLSILYNSIIELPIIKGLHQPFGFFVAIIVFMMLVLSVGYLMRTTAGRLFESGIDAAMNRLPLVRVLYNASKLAVETALTGTEDLQKPVRLEVWPGIRMTGFKTGKTTQDGREVIFMPTAPNITTGFVMEVEPEDLTETDERVEEALTRILSAGFAEDESVSAIDIDVEEE
- the ribB gene encoding 3,4-dihydroxy-2-butanone-4-phosphate synthase, translated to MVQRTDDALSSALSALSAGEPILVHDFDDREGETDVVYPAGAVEPADVARLRNDAGGLVCVALSHEVSEELGLPFLDGVIDHPTAADHELAYDDRSSFSLPVNHRDTFTGITDEDRALTITELSAAAERVPDGDYGADDFAAEFRSPGHVNLLRGAPNLLSDRQGHTELGLALAAEADLPAAVVVCEMLDDESGTALSPAAALDYANRHDLVYVEGMDVVERLA
- a CDS encoding DUF120 domain-containing protein, translated to MSESALTAVGYDELAALKFVALEGGRTGPVKVSCSGLADRLDASAQTASRRLQRLDEAGYVDRDVVSDGQWVAITEDGEVALHHEYADYRLIFEEEDADSVELTGTVTSGMGEGRHYISLPGYMEQFEDRLGYEPFAGTLNVELDEESVRTRAAMASLDAVPIDGWEDEDRTFGPATCYAATVRHDGEAFDTSHIIVPERTHHDESKAEIIAPEKLRDELDLDDGDEVTIVVEAV
- the argS gene encoding arginine--tRNA ligase: MFRELRSEVEDAVEAALSSLDLPTDDLGVEEPPEDVPATLASSVAFRMASEVGAPPPKVAADIADAIDATPYTYLERAEPQGPYVNFFVSDAYYAETLEAGRDEEYGHLPETGKDVVIEHTSANPTGPVHVGRARNPILGDAIARVLEFAGNDVDRHYYVNDAGRQVAVFTWAYETFDESELPEPERDRSDYDLVRYYRKGNAYLEDADEDEVEAAEAEIAEIMQGLEAGDEETYERVAVVVDQVLGGMRESLERLPAFFDEFIKETKFIRNGDADDVVERLKDSEYAVYEEDAWQLDLSEFGFEKNLVFLRSDGTTLYTTRDLAHHEWKFNNYDEAVTVLGEDHKLQAEQLDAALEILGNDTDQLRQTFYSWVNLPEGGMSTRKGTGVDLDDLLDESVKRAREEVEERLDSRIRDDDLDEEDIERIARQVGIGAVRYDIVSKQPTKGITFEWERALDFEAQSAPYVQYVHARCCGILNEASAAGIEAATEMSLLDTEAEQELLRVIARFPAVVEQAADDLEPHVVATYVREFAETFNTFYRECSVLNADDDDIAAARLGLVEAAQHTVANALYMLGIEAPESM
- a CDS encoding branched-chain amino acid transaminase, whose amino-acid sequence is MGFDEMDVDTIWMDGEFVDWDDAQVHVLTHGLHYGTGVFEGVRCYDTEKGPAIFRWEEHLERLYDSTKPYDMEISFEPEELTEATLELLRRQDLNEAYIRPIAFYGYESLGVSPGDCPTNVTIAAWPWGAYLGEDALENGIEVMVSSWRKHASSQVPTNAKTTGLYVNSLLAGEEARRNGYREAIVLNKEGNVAEGPGENIFLVRDGELYTPGLSESILDGITRNTLITLAEERGYEVHENTSISRGELNTADELFFTGSAAEVTPIRQVDNVEIGNGSRGPVTEELQQAFFDLVERRTDDHDEWFTYL